CAGCCCAGGCGGCGTTGGCTAGGACGGTTACACCGAGCACGAACCACAGACAGTGTCCCGCGGCGGCATCTGGCCGCCGCACAAGCGGCGTAAGGCTTTGAAATAGTTGACGCATATAGGCTCCTTTTTCCATATCTTCAGGGAGGACCTTTGCGTCCTTGCGGCACCAGACCAGGACCGCGCACAGCGCGCGGTCGCCCTGGCCGGGTGCGACGATCACGATGGCTTTTCGATTCGCCATTGTATCAGCGCCTTACATTAGATGGTTTAATTAAAACTTTCAAGTTACAGGCGCACCTGGGTCTTTTGGACCTGGGTGCCGCGGATGACTGTCACATGCCGCGCGTAGCTTCTCGCGGGACCTGCCTGGACCACCTTCCGCTCGGGGGCGGCGGGTTTCTTGGCGGCCACCAACTGCGACTCGTCCGTGGGATTACGCAGCGACAACTGTACGCTGCCTTCATCCGTGGCCTTTATTAGCACTTCTGCTTGCTTCGGATCCATCTCCAAGGTTACCGCCCGCACGACCACCGGTTTGTCCTTTTCGGGAGCAGCGGTCTGATCCACGGCTAGGACCTTGAGATCCTGCAAGATCGTTTTGGTGATGGAGCGCCGGCTGCTACCTTTCGATTTGCGCGCGGCGATCACATCGACACGGTTACCCGGCAGCAGGAAGCCGCCAACACCGATCACGTCATTGACGCGCACCGTTACGGCGCGCTTCTTGGGCGCGATCAGGGCCGCCAGCGTGCTGCCGCTGACTTGATCCACGACCCGGTCCCCGATGATCACTTCATTGGGGAAGATCTTGCCGTTGGCTA
This is a stretch of genomic DNA from Pseudomonadota bacterium. It encodes these proteins:
- the cpaB gene encoding Flp pilus assembly protein CpaB is translated as MIKGRSLTLFVLAIGLGIAATWMANQWIKSRLTPVAQTKPEVTSVVVAALEIPFGQKIEAAQLKTMEWPNGNVPPGAFTDPAKVEGKIANGKIFPNEVIIGDRVVDQVSGSTLAALIAPKKRAVTVRVNDVIGVGGFLLPGNRVDVIAARKSKGSSRRSITKTILQDLKVLAVDQTAAPEKDKPVVVRAVTLEMDPKQAEVLIKATDEGSVQLSLRNPTDESQLVAAKKPAAPERKVVQAGPARSYARHVTVIRGTQVQKTQVRL